A genomic region of Mesorhizobium sp. NZP2077 contains the following coding sequences:
- a CDS encoding pilus assembly protein: MRNYGGLVHAVGGFARDRGGNFAVLFGFAASVLALAGGFSVNISQLYNARSSLQGVVDAAVTSTARDLTTGVIKEADANKAVQNFLVANSTAGILQPDQIVLDNLIVDKIAKTVEADVHVDVALFFPIFGMGDTKRVTASTTSLYSDKTIEVAMMLDVTGSMAGQKIKDLKTAAANAVDSFLGSQDPNKPRVRVSIVPYANSVNTGQLAASSVYVETNASQRKQAPGNASAQLASASPRPDNCATERKGADQYSEAGPDSSMVNRDYLLSSFAANTRTAACPVAALVPLTADAATLKNVIKDLVASGGTAGHIGVQWTWYMLSESWGSVLNASQRPAKADPKKVGKYAILMTDGEFNLSYFDATSVNEVYNDAGKETTRTAATKLCAAMRDKGIEIFTIGFKLDEANAATTLQTCASPDTGSVKHFYQAADGVELDTAFQTIARNIETLALTK; encoded by the coding sequence ATTTCGCGGTCCTGTTCGGCTTTGCTGCCTCGGTCTTGGCGCTAGCCGGCGGCTTCTCGGTCAACATCTCACAGCTTTACAACGCCAGATCGAGCCTGCAGGGCGTGGTCGACGCGGCGGTGACGTCGACAGCGCGCGACCTGACGACCGGGGTCATCAAGGAAGCCGATGCCAACAAGGCAGTGCAGAACTTTCTCGTGGCCAACAGCACGGCGGGCATTCTGCAGCCCGACCAGATCGTGCTCGACAATCTGATCGTCGACAAGATCGCCAAAACGGTGGAGGCGGACGTCCATGTCGATGTGGCCTTGTTCTTCCCGATCTTTGGGATGGGCGACACGAAGCGCGTGACTGCTTCGACGACATCGCTTTACTCCGACAAGACCATCGAAGTGGCGATGATGCTCGATGTGACCGGATCGATGGCCGGTCAGAAGATCAAGGACCTGAAGACCGCAGCGGCCAATGCGGTGGACAGTTTCCTGGGCAGCCAGGATCCGAACAAGCCACGGGTGCGCGTTTCGATCGTGCCGTATGCCAATTCGGTCAATACCGGTCAGCTTGCCGCCAGCAGCGTTTACGTCGAAACCAACGCCAGCCAGCGCAAGCAAGCGCCCGGCAATGCAAGCGCCCAACTTGCTTCAGCGTCGCCGAGACCCGACAATTGCGCCACCGAACGCAAGGGTGCCGACCAATATTCGGAGGCGGGTCCCGACTCCAGCATGGTCAATCGCGACTATCTGTTGTCGAGCTTTGCCGCAAACACACGCACTGCGGCTTGCCCGGTCGCAGCGCTGGTGCCTTTGACGGCCGACGCAGCCACGCTCAAGAATGTCATCAAGGATCTTGTCGCTTCAGGCGGCACCGCCGGCCATATCGGCGTCCAATGGACCTGGTACATGCTCTCGGAAAGCTGGGGAAGCGTGCTCAATGCGTCGCAGCGGCCTGCAAAGGCCGATCCGAAGAAAGTTGGCAAGTATGCGATCCTGATGACGGACGGCGAATTCAACCTGTCCTATTTCGACGCCACCAGCGTTAACGAGGTTTACAATGATGCCGGCAAGGAAACGACCCGCACGGCGGCGACAAAACTCTGTGCCGCCATGCGCGACAAGGGCATAGAGATATTCACGATCGGCTTCAAACTCGACGAAGCCAACGCAGCCACGACACTACAGACCTGTGCCAGCCCAGATACGGGTTCGGTCAAGCACTTTTACCAGGCCGCCGACGGCGTCGAATTGGATACGGCCTTTCAGACGATCGCCCGCAACATCGAAACCCTCGCGTTGACGAAGTAG
- a CDS encoding MOSC domain-containing protein, producing the protein MNDVGTVAELWRYPASSLAGERQDAVVVGPAGMAGDRMFGLVDTSDNEIARPDREAKWHKVPRIRTRLTNDRELEIAIPDGDWLGAPGAACDRAISAYLGFAASIRPFGRENAPPAYAGPVTAARYAKAPIHLLTTASLARLKALHPDGAADPRRFRPNIVVDMAAVDGSFPETEWIGRKFAIGDLLLTISEPCRRCGFTIIGQDGFEHDPGILRNLVRHNAHNLGVYCTVDRPARVEIGAPMRFV; encoded by the coding sequence ATGAATGATGTCGGCACCGTTGCTGAGCTCTGGCGCTATCCGGCGAGTTCGCTCGCCGGCGAGCGTCAGGACGCCGTCGTGGTCGGACCGGCGGGCATGGCGGGCGACCGCATGTTCGGCCTCGTCGATACCTCGGACAACGAGATCGCGCGGCCCGACCGCGAGGCGAAATGGCACAAGGTGCCGCGCATCCGCACCCGGCTGACCAATGATCGCGAACTGGAGATCGCCATCCCTGACGGCGACTGGCTAGGCGCACCCGGCGCCGCATGCGACCGCGCCATATCGGCCTATCTCGGCTTCGCTGCCTCGATCCGGCCGTTCGGCCGGGAGAATGCGCCACCGGCCTACGCCGGTCCGGTCACCGCGGCCCGCTATGCCAAGGCGCCGATCCATCTCTTGACCACGGCCTCGCTGGCGCGCCTGAAGGCGCTGCATCCGGATGGCGCCGCCGACCCGCGCCGCTTCCGTCCCAACATCGTCGTGGATATGGCGGCGGTCGACGGCTCGTTTCCCGAAACCGAATGGATCGGCCGCAAGTTCGCCATCGGCGACCTGCTGCTGACCATCTCCGAACCATGCCGCCGCTGCGGCTTCACCATCATCGGCCAGGACGGCTTCGAGCACGATCCCGGTATCCTGCGCAACCTGGTCCGCCACAACGCGCACAATCTCGGTGTCTATTGCACGGTCGACCGGCCGGCCCGCGTCGAGATCGGCGCGCCGATGCGCTTCGTCTAG
- a CDS encoding sugar phosphate isomerase/epimerase family protein has translation MTSLPVLGAAMTLDDLEIHRDWLFEKQRDLELQSFAEADVLNGDWAPLAARANKLLDGHEGRLGIHGPFWGFTIASQDPDIRSVVSKRLIQGIEVCAAIGATHMVVHSPYTTWSYNNLDNNPGEREKIIEYCHLTMRDAVRRAENIGCTMVLENIEDKDPHIRVALADSFNSPAVAVSIDTGHAYYAHGSTGAPPVDYYVHAAGNRLQHIHLQDADGYADRHWSLGEGTLPWRSVFAALAKLESNPRLIIEIRDKSKIPASAAYIASLGIAE, from the coding sequence ATGACTTCCCTGCCCGTTCTTGGCGCTGCCATGACGCTCGACGACCTCGAAATCCATCGCGACTGGCTGTTCGAAAAGCAGCGTGACCTGGAACTGCAGAGCTTCGCCGAGGCTGACGTCCTCAATGGCGACTGGGCGCCGCTCGCCGCCCGCGCCAACAAGCTCCTCGACGGACATGAAGGGCGGCTCGGCATTCACGGGCCTTTCTGGGGCTTCACCATTGCCTCGCAGGATCCCGATATCCGTAGTGTCGTCAGCAAACGTCTCATCCAGGGTATCGAGGTCTGCGCTGCCATCGGCGCGACGCATATGGTCGTTCACAGCCCCTACACGACCTGGTCCTATAACAATCTCGACAACAATCCCGGCGAGCGGGAGAAAATAATCGAGTACTGCCATCTGACGATGCGCGATGCCGTCCGGCGGGCTGAGAACATCGGCTGCACGATGGTCCTGGAGAACATTGAGGACAAGGATCCGCATATTCGCGTGGCGTTGGCCGACAGCTTCAACTCCCCTGCGGTTGCCGTCTCGATAGACACTGGCCACGCCTACTATGCCCATGGCTCGACCGGTGCTCCGCCGGTAGATTACTATGTGCATGCTGCAGGCAACCGCCTGCAGCACATCCATTTGCAGGATGCCGACGGCTACGCCGATCGTCACTGGAGCCTCGGCGAAGGCACGCTTCCATGGCGCTCGGTCTTTGCCGCGCTGGCGAAACTCGAAAGCAATCCGCGCCTCATCATCGAGATCAGGGACAAGTCCAAGATCCCCGCTTCGGCGGCTTACATCGCCTCGCTTGGCATCGCCGAGTAA
- a CDS encoding cyclopropane-fatty-acyl-phospholipid synthase family protein: protein MDATERAARIVRTVIEALKPGFAVRLWTGERIGPASGPVLAINDQDIVWQLARRPNFSTLLEMWISRTIDVEDGSLFDLYALPSQGKLRLKALPKLAILRDLPAVLFSRRQMTKRADLAGRNPFVSGSNKQAIEHHYDISNAFYRLFLDERMVYTCAYFTDFANGIDQAQQDKLDHICRKLRLKPGDRLLDIGCGWGAMLIHAAKHYGAIGHGVSLSEEQTRLARERISAEGLEDKITIDIKSYTELDGSYDKISSIGMFEAVGLANHATYFSTVHRLLKPGGIYLHHAITRRGKGATRKTLRKGAEYKALIKYIFPGGEVDTIGMTTGNLEAHGFLVADVENLREHYACTCRLWAERLHARFDEAIAEVGEPKARLWLLYLTGCSITFDRGSAQIFQTVVTKRARGQSGLPPTRADLYR from the coding sequence ATGGATGCCACCGAAAGAGCTGCGCGCATCGTTCGAACGGTGATCGAGGCGCTGAAGCCGGGCTTTGCCGTCAGGCTGTGGACCGGGGAACGGATCGGTCCCGCCAGCGGTCCGGTGCTGGCCATCAACGATCAGGACATCGTCTGGCAATTGGCCCGACGGCCGAATTTCTCGACGCTGCTGGAGATGTGGATTTCCAGGACCATAGACGTCGAGGACGGGTCGCTGTTCGATCTCTACGCCTTGCCGTCACAGGGAAAGCTGAGGCTCAAAGCGTTGCCGAAGCTGGCGATCCTGCGCGACCTGCCAGCCGTCCTGTTCTCGCGACGGCAGATGACGAAACGAGCCGATCTGGCCGGGCGCAATCCCTTTGTCAGCGGTTCGAACAAGCAGGCGATCGAACATCACTACGACATTTCGAACGCCTTCTACCGGCTCTTCCTCGATGAGCGCATGGTCTACACCTGTGCCTATTTCACCGATTTCGCCAATGGCATCGACCAGGCGCAGCAGGACAAGCTCGACCATATCTGCCGCAAGCTGAGGCTGAAGCCGGGCGACCGGCTGCTCGACATCGGCTGCGGCTGGGGCGCGATGCTGATCCATGCCGCCAAGCATTATGGCGCCATCGGCCATGGCGTCTCGCTGTCGGAGGAGCAGACCCGTCTGGCGCGCGAGCGCATCAGCGCCGAGGGGCTGGAGGACAAGATCACCATCGACATCAAGTCCTATACCGAGCTCGACGGCAGTTATGACAAGATCTCGTCGATCGGCATGTTCGAGGCCGTCGGCCTCGCCAACCACGCCACCTATTTCTCGACCGTCCACCGGCTGCTGAAGCCGGGTGGCATCTATCTGCACCACGCCATCACAAGGCGCGGCAAGGGCGCCACGCGCAAGACGCTGCGCAAGGGCGCGGAATACAAGGCGCTGATCAAATACATCTTCCCCGGCGGCGAGGTCGACACGATCGGCATGACAACAGGCAATCTCGAGGCGCACGGCTTTCTCGTCGCCGACGTCGAGAATCTGCGTGAGCATTACGCCTGCACATGCAGGCTGTGGGCCGAGCGCCTGCATGCCCGCTTCGACGAGGCGATCGCCGAGGTCGGCGAACCCAAGGCGCGGCTCTGGCTGCTTTACCTGACCGGCTGTTCGATCACTTTCGATCGCGGTTCGGCGCAAATTTTCCAGACCGTCGTCACCAAGCGCGCGCGGGGCCAGAGCGGTCTGCCGCCGACGCGGGCCGATCTGTACCGGTAG
- the acs gene encoding acetate--CoA ligase produces the protein MSEVHVHRVQPAWKKNALINNDTYLKWYADSVKNPDKFWGKHGKRIDWFKPYSKVKNTSFDGKVSIKWFEDGLTNVSYNCIDRHLKKRGDQTAIIWEGDNPYDDKKITYNELYEHVCRLANVMKKHGVKKGDRVTIYMPMIPEAAYAMLACTRIGAIHSIVFGGFSPDALAGRIVDCESTFVITSDEGLRGGKPIPLKENTDKAIDIAARQHVMVKNVVVVRRTGGKIGWAPGRDVWYHDEVATVKAECKPEKMKAEDPLFLLYTSGSTGKPKGVLHTTAGYLVYASMTHQYVFDYHDGDIYWCTADVGWVTGHSYIVYGPLANGATTLMFEGVPNYPSQSRFWEVIDKHKVNIFYTAPTALRALMGAGNDPVTKTSRKSLRVLGSVGEPINPEAWEWYFNVVGNGKVPIVDTWWQTETGGILITPLPGATDLKAGSATRPFFGVKPQLVDGEGKVLEGAADGNLCITDSWPGQMRTVYGDHDRFVQTYFSTYKGKYFTGDGCRRDADGYYWITGRVDDVINVSGHRMGTAEVESALVSHDKVSEAAVVGYPHDIKGQGIYSYVTLMKGVEPTEELRKELVAHVRKEIGAIASPDKIQFSPGLPKTRSGKIMRRILRKIAEDDFAALGDTSTLADPAVVDDLIANRQNKKG, from the coding sequence TCTCGATCAAGTGGTTCGAGGACGGGCTGACCAATGTTTCCTACAATTGCATCGACCGTCACCTGAAGAAGCGCGGTGACCAGACCGCCATCATCTGGGAAGGCGACAACCCCTACGACGACAAGAAGATCACCTACAACGAGCTCTACGAGCATGTCTGCCGGCTCGCCAATGTGATGAAGAAGCACGGCGTCAAGAAGGGCGACCGCGTCACCATCTATATGCCGATGATCCCGGAAGCCGCCTATGCGATGCTCGCCTGCACGCGCATCGGCGCCATCCATTCGATCGTCTTCGGCGGCTTCTCGCCCGACGCACTGGCCGGACGCATCGTCGACTGCGAATCGACCTTCGTCATCACATCGGATGAAGGTCTGCGCGGCGGCAAGCCGATCCCGCTGAAGGAGAACACCGACAAGGCCATCGACATTGCCGCCAGGCAGCATGTGATGGTCAAGAACGTCGTCGTCGTGCGCCGCACCGGCGGCAAGATTGGCTGGGCGCCGGGCCGTGACGTCTGGTACCACGACGAGGTCGCGACGGTGAAGGCCGAGTGCAAGCCTGAAAAGATGAAGGCGGAGGATCCGCTGTTCCTCCTCTACACTTCAGGCTCGACCGGCAAGCCGAAGGGCGTCCTGCACACCACCGCCGGCTATCTCGTCTATGCCTCGATGACGCACCAATATGTCTTCGACTATCATGACGGCGATATCTACTGGTGTACCGCCGATGTCGGCTGGGTCACCGGCCACAGCTACATCGTCTATGGCCCCCTCGCCAACGGCGCCACCACTCTGATGTTCGAAGGCGTGCCGAATTACCCGTCGCAGTCGCGCTTCTGGGAAGTCATCGACAAGCACAAGGTCAACATCTTCTACACCGCGCCGACGGCGCTGCGCGCACTGATGGGCGCCGGGAACGATCCGGTGACGAAGACTTCGCGCAAATCGCTGCGCGTGCTCGGCTCGGTCGGCGAGCCGATCAATCCAGAGGCCTGGGAGTGGTATTTCAACGTCGTCGGCAACGGCAAGGTGCCGATCGTCGACACCTGGTGGCAGACCGAGACCGGCGGCATCCTGATCACGCCGCTGCCCGGCGCCACCGACCTCAAGGCAGGCTCGGCGACGCGGCCCTTCTTCGGCGTCAAGCCGCAGCTGGTCGACGGCGAAGGCAAGGTGCTGGAAGGGGCGGCCGACGGCAATCTCTGCATCACCGATTCCTGGCCCGGCCAGATGCGCACCGTCTATGGCGACCATGACCGTTTCGTGCAGACCTATTTCTCCACCTACAAGGGTAAGTACTTCACCGGCGACGGCTGCCGGCGCGATGCCGATGGCTATTACTGGATCACCGGTCGCGTCGACGACGTCATCAACGTCTCCGGCCATCGCATGGGCACGGCCGAAGTCGAATCGGCGCTGGTCAGCCATGACAAGGTCTCCGAGGCCGCCGTCGTCGGCTATCCCCACGACATCAAGGGCCAGGGCATCTACAGCTATGTCACCTTGATGAAGGGCGTGGAGCCGACCGAGGAGCTGCGCAAGGAGCTCGTCGCCCATGTCCGCAAGGAGATCGGCGCCATCGCCTCGCCCGACAAGATCCAGTTCTCGCCCGGCCTGCCCAAGACGCGCTCAGGCAAGATCATGCGCCGCATCCTGCGCAAGATCGCCGAGGATGATTTTGCCGCCCTTGGCGATACATCGACACTCGCCGATCCGGCCGTCGTTGACGATCTCATCGCCAACCGGCAGAACAAGAAGGGCTGA